From a region of the Salvelinus alpinus chromosome 2, SLU_Salpinus.1, whole genome shotgun sequence genome:
- the LOC139568092 gene encoding B-cell receptor CD22-like — protein sequence MLTVTDILLEMDPTSVSEGERVTLRCRTQCTVGLNPTYIWYKNRQRLNNPVSSYNSLILDPVTSYNSLILDPVSSEDAGKYSCAVEGLERILSPEETLSVRYGPKNTSVSVSPSGEIVEGSSVTLTCSSDANPPVDKYTWYKTNGGHYQSISNQNTGPQHVYNCEAWSGIRKGRSESINIDVKYAPRNTSVSVSPSGEIVEGSSVTLTCSSDANPPVDKYTWYKKNVTSPKASGQSYSITNIISEDRGEYYCEAQNGRGSMNSTALMIIVAGKVPSSILQYKMMFNKE from the exons ATGTTGACTGTCACAG ATATCCTGTTGGAGATGGATCCTACGTCTGtgtcagagggggagagagtcacACTGAGATGTAGAACCCAATGTACAGTCGGTCtcaaccccacctacatctggtacaagaacagACAACGTCTGAACAACCCAGTCAGCAGCTATAACAGTCTGATCCTAGACCCAGTCACCAGTTATAACAGTCTGATCCTAGACCCAGTCAGCAGTGAGGATGCAGGGAAGTACTCCTGTGCTGTAGAAGGCTTAGAGAGAATCCTCTCTCCAGAAGAGACTCTCTCTGTCAGAT ATGGCCCAAAGAACACCTCAGtatcagtcagtccctctggtgaaatagtggagggcagttcagtgactctgacctgcagcagtgatgccaacccacctgtggacaaatacacctggtacaagacGAATGGAGGCCACTATCAGAGTATCTCCAATCAGAACACAGGACCACAACATGTCTACAACTGTGAGGCCTGGAGTGGGATTAGAAAGGGGAGGTCTGAGTCAATCAACATTGATGTGAAAT ACGCTCCAAggaacacctcagtgtcagtcagtccctctggtgaaatagtggagggcagttcagtgactctgacctgcagcagtgatgccaacccacctgtggacaaatacacctggtacaagaagaaTGTAACCTCACCAAAAGCATCAGGACAGAGTTACAGCATCACTAACATCAtctctgaggacagaggagaatatTACTGTGAGGCCCAGAATGGAAGAGGATCTATGAACTCTACAGCTCTGATGATCATTGTAGCAGGTAAAGTTCCATCTTCAATACTTCAATACAAAATGATGTTCAATAAGGAATGA
- the LOC139551306 gene encoding sialic acid-binding Ig-like lectin 14 — MVLRTAGSVLVVFLWSVTVVLGQYGWSVTYTTQSICTLKGSSVEMSCSYKYPSGHKVTSTFWFTKMKTGVEPEDIGQDPEYAGRLEYHGDKKKDCTLRITDLRERDSATYKFRFTTDQTEGRYYGDPGVTLSVTALQVKVTPSHWSQWKKLTCKTTSYPLTGNPTYTWYKNGQVVTVKTSTYSVIPNDKDSYSCAVKGHEDLHSPAVCVQGQSCNRVTYTKRRICVLKGSTVDISCTYVGYYSTTSSFWFRSDKSIAEDLTTDPGYAGRVEYTGTYEGPFTLRITDLREEDSAEYRFTFKTQNFEWGHSFPGTTLSVTGNTTLYDTTVYHNILQDK, encoded by the exons atggtcttgagaacagcaggaagtgtgttggtggtctttctctggtctgtGACAG TGGTACTGGGTCAGTATGGCTGGAGTGTGACTTACACCACTCAGAGTATCTGTACCTTGAAGGGGTCATCAGTGGAGATGTCCTGCTCTTACAAATATCCCAGTGGTCATAAAGTCACATCAACCTTCTGGTTCACTAAAATGAAGACTGGTGTAGAACCTGAAGATATAGGTCAGGACCCAGAGTATGCAGGTCGCCTGGAGTATCATGGAGATAAGAAGAAAGACTgtaccctgagaatcacagacctgagagagagagactcagctacGTACAAGTTCAGATTTACAACAGATCAGACTGAAGGGAGATATTATGGCGATCCTGGAGtcactctgtctgtaacag CTctgcaggtgaaggtgactcctTCACATTGGTCACAGTGGAAGAAACTGACCTGTAAAACCACCAGCTATCCTCTGACTGGTAACCCCACCTACAcctggtacaagaacggacagGTAGTAACTGTGAAGACTTCCACCTATTCAGTCATCCCTAATGATAAGGACAgctactcctgtgctgtaaagggccatgaggatctccactctcctgcagtgt GTGTTCAGGGTCAGAGCTGCAACAGAGTGACTTACACCAAGAGGAGAATCTGTGtcttgaaggggtcaacagtggacaTATCCTGTACTTATGTTGGTTATTATTCCACCACATCATCATTCTGGTTTAGAAGTGATAAGTCGATCGCTGAAGACCTAACCACAGACCCAGGGTATGCAGGTCGTGTGGAGTACACTGGAACATACGAAGGTCCCTtcaccctgagaatcacagatcTGAGAGAGGAGGACTCAGCTGAGTATCGCTTCACTTTTAAAACTCAAAACTTTGAATGGGGTCATAGTTTCCCAGGAAcaactctgtctgtcacaggtaaTACTACACTGTATGATACAACTGTATATCATAATATATTACAGGATAAATGA